A stretch of the Planctomycetota bacterium genome encodes the following:
- a CDS encoding folylpolyglutamate synthase/dihydrofolate synthase family protein — protein sequence MFRTYRQALDHLAKFTDYERMQARYAPDTYNLDRMRRLVEALGHPERTFPSLHIAGTKGKGSVAHMAEAVLREAGFRTGLYTSPHLVDMRERIRRDGRPMTERDFVWAMNRMERPLRRLRPTYFETMTAAAFLLFARWKVDWAVIEVGLGGRLDATNVIRPAACAITPIDYDHMDKLGRTLGAIAREKAGILKPGVPAVSSPQRPAAWRELRRHGRLFVPRVRLLSRRPGRLEFEVEGLRGKVYRCALPAWGVHQAGNAGTALALLEAAGVPFTRAQARRALARLRLPGRVEVVRRRPWIVVDTAHNPVAARALEAALRDLPRRRTVLVFGASADKDYVAMLRTLLPGTDLAIFTRARSPRAADPRELARHARNIPALRADSVERALEAARAIAGPRDAVVVTGSFYVAGEALERLGKEA from the coding sequence ATGTTCCGCACCTACCGGCAGGCCCTGGACCACCTGGCGAAGTTCACCGACTACGAACGCATGCAGGCGCGCTATGCGCCCGACACGTACAACCTGGACCGGATGCGGCGTCTCGTCGAGGCGCTTGGCCATCCGGAGCGGACTTTCCCATCCCTTCACATTGCCGGCACCAAGGGCAAGGGCTCCGTCGCCCACATGGCGGAGGCCGTCCTGCGCGAGGCCGGCTTTCGGACGGGTCTTTATACCTCGCCCCACTTGGTGGACATGCGCGAACGGATCCGCCGGGACGGCCGCCCCATGACGGAACGGGATTTCGTCTGGGCCATGAACCGGATGGAGCGCCCTCTGCGCCGGCTGCGGCCGACCTACTTCGAAACCATGACCGCGGCGGCCTTTCTCCTTTTCGCCCGCTGGAAGGTCGACTGGGCGGTGATCGAGGTGGGGCTCGGCGGGCGCCTGGACGCCACCAACGTGATCCGGCCCGCCGCCTGCGCGATCACGCCGATCGACTACGACCACATGGACAAGCTCGGGCGGACGCTCGGGGCGATCGCGCGGGAGAAGGCGGGGATCCTCAAGCCCGGGGTGCCCGCCGTCTCGAGCCCCCAGCGGCCGGCGGCCTGGCGGGAGCTGCGGCGGCACGGACGGCTTTTCGTTCCTCGGGTGCGGCTCCTCTCCCGGCGCCCCGGCAGGCTAGAATTCGAAGTGGAAGGCCTGCGGGGAAAGGTATACCGATGCGCGCTTCCCGCATGGGGGGTCCATCAGGCGGGCAACGCCGGAACGGCGCTCGCCCTGCTCGAGGCGGCGGGCGTCCCCTTTACGCGGGCCCAGGCGCGCCGGGCGCTCGCCCGCCTGCGCCTGCCCGGACGCGTGGAGGTCGTGAGGCGGCGCCCGTGGATCGTGGTGGACACGGCGCACAACCCCGTCGCCGCGCGCGCGCTGGAGGCGGCGCTCCGGGACCTCCCCCGGCGCCGAACCGTGCTCGTCTTCGGCGCGTCGGCCGATAAGGATTACGTCGCGATGCTGCGAACGCTCCTGCCCGGAACGGATCTGGCGATCTTCACGCGCGCCCGGAGCCCCCGCGCGGCCGACCCGCGGGAGCTCGCCCGGCACGCCCGGAACATCCCCGCCCTGCGGGCGGACTCCGTGGAGCGGGCGCTCGAGGCGGCCCGCGCGATCGCCGGCCCGCGGGACGCCGTCGTCGTCACCGGCTCCTTCTACGTGGCCGGCGAAGCCCTGGAACGGCTGGGGAAGGAGGCCTGA
- a CDS encoding DUF6263 family protein — protein MKPAVALIALLLAAPQDAKVELRLKYEKGQVLRYKTVQKTVTEAAGNSLQQQMGFVFSMKVEDVASDGAAALKCTYEAVSVKATGLQDLDYDSEKDKEVPDEPMLQMVSKLVGQSFVMKMTPLGRVTDVKGFDKILETMMEAAGDEQGRQMAKQMLQQVFSDDAFKSMMQQMSPVLPEGKVGRGDTWTNDYSVKLPMLGAIKYSVQSRLADVQGKSAHIDQDIKLELKPGENQDNPLAGLFELKSSKGRSSCVFAVDRGLFLSQKVQMEMTLSAGGQEMPIKSEAETTLVEKK, from the coding sequence ATGAAACCTGCCGTCGCTCTTATCGCCCTTCTTTTGGCCGCGCCCCAGGACGCGAAAGTCGAACTCCGGCTCAAGTATGAAAAGGGTCAGGTGCTCCGCTACAAGACGGTCCAGAAGACCGTCACGGAGGCGGCCGGGAACTCGCTCCAGCAGCAGATGGGATTCGTCTTCTCCATGAAGGTCGAGGACGTCGCCTCCGACGGCGCCGCCGCGCTCAAGTGCACGTACGAGGCCGTCAGCGTCAAGGCAACCGGTCTTCAGGATCTCGATTACGATTCCGAGAAGGACAAGGAAGTGCCCGACGAGCCGATGCTCCAGATGGTTTCGAAGCTCGTGGGACAATCCTTCGTCATGAAAATGACCCCGCTCGGGCGGGTGACGGACGTGAAGGGGTTCGACAAGATTCTCGAAACCATGATGGAGGCCGCCGGGGATGAGCAGGGCCGCCAGATGGCCAAGCAGATGCTCCAGCAGGTGTTCTCCGACGACGCCTTCAAGTCCATGATGCAGCAGATGAGCCCCGTGCTTCCGGAGGGAAAGGTCGGGCGAGGCGACACGTGGACGAACGATTATTCCGTCAAGCTTCCCATGCTCGGCGCCATCAAGTACTCGGTTCAGTCCCGGCTGGCCGACGTCCAGGGGAAAAGCGCCCACATCGATCAGGACATCAAGCTCGAGCTCAAGCCCGGGGAGAATCAGGACAACCCTCTGGCGGGGCTTTTCGAGCTCAAGAGCTCCAAGGGCCGGTCGAGCTGCGTCTTCGCCGTCGACCGGGGGCTTTTCCTGTCCCAGAAGGTCCAGATGGAGATGACGCTTTCGGCGGGCGGGCAGGAAATGCCCATCAAATCCGAGGCGGAGACGACCCTCGTCGAGAAGAAGTAG
- a CDS encoding HAD family hydrolase, with product MPKAVLFDLDGVLVDTYEVWFHLLNDVARRLGYPPISRETYRETWGQGVEEDVRRFYPGRTIPEIQAEYARLYADHLPHLRVMEGADRALAALSAPKAVITNSPTPVAERALALAGLARHFATVVGSDQVPRSKPAPDMVLEACRRLDVRPAEAVVVGDSRFDEEAARAAGVPFVLFRSFAELRLA from the coding sequence ATGCCCAAGGCCGTTCTCTTCGACCTCGACGGCGTTCTCGTGGACACCTACGAGGTCTGGTTCCATCTCCTCAACGACGTGGCCCGCCGGCTGGGCTATCCCCCCATCTCGCGCGAAACCTACCGGGAAACGTGGGGCCAGGGCGTGGAAGAGGACGTGCGGCGGTTCTACCCCGGCCGCACCATCCCCGAAATCCAGGCCGAGTACGCCCGGCTCTACGCCGACCACCTTCCGCACCTGCGGGTGATGGAAGGAGCCGACCGGGCGCTGGCGGCGCTTTCCGCGCCCAAGGCCGTGATCACCAACAGCCCCACCCCCGTCGCCGAGCGGGCGCTCGCCTTGGCGGGCCTGGCGCGCCACTTCGCCACGGTCGTCGGCTCCGATCAGGTGCCCCGCTCGAAGCCGGCGCCCGACATGGTGCTCGAGGCCTGCCGCCGCCTCGACGTGCGGCCGGCCGAGGCGGTGGTCGTGGGCGACTCCCGCTTCGACGAAGAGGCGGCCCGCGCCGCCGGAGTCCCCTTCGTCCTCTTCCGGTCTTTCGCCGAGCTTCGGCTCGCCTGA
- the typA gene encoding translational GTPase TypA, protein MELRNVAIVAHVDHGKTTLVDHLLRQSGAFRSNQEVAECVMDSNALERERGITILAKNTSVLYRGVKINIIDTPGHHDFGGEVERVLRMADGCLLLVDAADGPMPQTRFVLRKALSHGLAPIVVINKLDKPDARPQEVLEEIFYLFIELEAGDAQMDFPVVYAIGRAGRSKRRLEEDWRDLTPLFETILERVPPPQGDAAAPLQISVANIDYNDYVGRMAIGRVAHGTVRAGMPVSLLKRDGSRVAGTVAELQTFVNLRKEKVAEAPAGEIVCVVGLPQVDIGDTIAGGEDPKPLPFPKIEEPTLSMHFMVNDSPFSGREGQFVTSRHLGERLRRETLSDVALRVEPLGPDEWKVSGRGLLHLGILLENMRREGYELQVSKPEMITRREGDRVLEPVELAMVDVPNEYAGRVIELFGARKGYVEKMDQRHERTHFLFRIPARGLVGLPSKLLSATRGQAILHTSFEGYEEWKGDIPERQAGVLIAQEEGEATTYALDHLQSRGVFFVTPGTRVYEGMIVGEHCKDTDLVVNVARRKRLTNMRASTSDATIVLPQARIFGLEEALEYINEDELVEITPKSVRMRKKILDATRRKRVSRREMAEAEAE, encoded by the coding sequence ATGGAACTCCGCAACGTCGCCATCGTCGCGCACGTCGATCACGGGAAGACGACGCTCGTCGATCATCTCCTGCGCCAGTCGGGGGCGTTCCGATCCAACCAGGAGGTGGCCGAGTGCGTCATGGATTCCAACGCCCTCGAGCGCGAGCGCGGCATCACGATTCTCGCCAAGAACACGTCCGTCCTCTACCGGGGCGTGAAGATCAACATCATCGACACGCCCGGTCACCACGACTTCGGAGGGGAAGTGGAGCGGGTGCTCCGGATGGCCGACGGGTGCCTGCTTCTCGTGGACGCGGCCGACGGGCCGATGCCGCAGACGCGGTTCGTCCTGCGGAAGGCGCTCAGTCACGGTCTGGCGCCCATCGTCGTCATCAACAAGCTCGACAAGCCCGACGCCCGGCCTCAGGAGGTTCTGGAGGAGATTTTCTATCTCTTCATCGAACTTGAGGCGGGCGACGCGCAGATGGATTTCCCCGTGGTCTATGCGATCGGCCGGGCCGGCCGCTCGAAGCGGCGGCTCGAGGAGGACTGGCGGGACCTCACGCCCCTCTTCGAGACGATCCTCGAGCGCGTGCCGCCGCCGCAGGGCGACGCGGCGGCGCCGCTTCAGATCTCGGTGGCGAACATCGACTACAACGACTACGTCGGCCGCATGGCCATCGGCCGCGTGGCCCACGGGACGGTCCGCGCGGGGATGCCCGTGAGCCTTCTCAAGCGGGACGGCTCGCGGGTGGCCGGCACGGTCGCGGAGCTTCAGACGTTCGTCAACCTGCGCAAGGAGAAGGTGGCCGAGGCTCCGGCGGGCGAGATCGTCTGCGTCGTGGGTCTTCCGCAGGTGGACATCGGGGACACGATCGCGGGGGGCGAGGATCCGAAGCCGCTTCCGTTTCCGAAGATCGAGGAGCCGACGCTCTCGATGCATTTCATGGTGAACGACTCGCCCTTCAGCGGTCGGGAAGGGCAGTTCGTCACGTCGCGGCACCTGGGGGAGCGGCTGCGGCGGGAGACGCTTTCGGACGTGGCGCTGCGGGTCGAGCCCCTGGGGCCGGACGAGTGGAAGGTGTCCGGGAGGGGGCTCCTTCACCTGGGGATCCTTCTCGAGAACATGCGCCGGGAGGGGTACGAGCTTCAGGTGTCCAAGCCGGAGATGATCACGCGGCGGGAGGGCGACCGGGTGCTGGAGCCCGTGGAGCTGGCGATGGTGGACGTGCCCAACGAGTACGCCGGTCGCGTGATCGAGCTTTTCGGGGCGCGCAAGGGCTACGTCGAGAAGATGGACCAGCGCCACGAGCGCACGCACTTTCTCTTCCGCATCCCGGCGCGGGGTCTGGTAGGGCTGCCTTCGAAGCTGCTTTCGGCCACGCGCGGCCAGGCGATCCTTCACACTTCGTTCGAGGGGTACGAGGAGTGGAAAGGGGACATTCCGGAGCGTCAGGCGGGGGTGCTCATCGCCCAGGAAGAGGGTGAGGCCACCACCTACGCGCTCGACCATCTTCAGTCGCGGGGGGTCTTCTTCGTCACGCCCGGCACGCGCGTTTACGAGGGCATGATCGTCGGGGAGCACTGCAAGGACACGGATCTGGTCGTCAACGTGGCCCGGCGCAAGCGCCTCACGAACATGCGGGCGTCGACGTCGGACGCCACCATCGTGCTTCCTCAGGCGCGGATCTTCGGTCTGGAGGAGGCCCTCGAGTACATCAACGAGGACGAGCTCGTCGAGATCACTCCGAAGTCCGTCCGGATGCGCAAGAAGATCCTGGACGCCACCCGCCGCAAGCGCGTTTCGCGGCGCGAGATGGCCGAAGCCGAGGCGGAGTAA
- a CDS encoding DUF6786 family protein → MRLVAAAVAGTALLGCAGSFADDWARARRRGEVVVLSDREGFARVLVGPERGGAVLTSTAGGAGGRSFGWLDEDLRPGEDRPELGPEGPFLLVERDASRVRLRRSGDLELERTVRLLPPEDAWRAAGAVSRPNVRAVAYETDTRVRSARGAPFPPRLVVTGRFRALPGAWALASTAGGPAVLQVGGDSPGGARAGGKAGVFDPGAGVLTVVRCGPRAGASGEAVVRLAAGGGLEEPYVEIAGESAPERRGLRLVRQVLHFVGPEGELGAILREALDVDPEALPPGRAE, encoded by the coding sequence GTGAGGCTCGTGGCGGCGGCGGTGGCGGGGACGGCCCTTCTCGGATGCGCGGGGTCCTTCGCCGACGATTGGGCGAGGGCGCGCCGGCGGGGAGAGGTCGTCGTCCTTTCGGATCGCGAAGGCTTCGCGCGGGTGCTGGTGGGGCCCGAGCGGGGCGGGGCGGTGCTGACGAGCACGGCCGGCGGCGCCGGAGGCCGGAGCTTCGGGTGGCTGGACGAGGATCTTCGGCCCGGCGAGGACCGTCCTGAGCTGGGTCCGGAGGGGCCGTTCCTCCTCGTCGAGCGGGACGCGTCGCGCGTCCGCCTGCGGCGGAGCGGCGATCTTGAGCTTGAGCGGACGGTGCGGCTTCTGCCGCCGGAGGATGCCTGGAGGGCGGCCGGGGCGGTGTCCCGGCCCAACGTGCGCGCGGTGGCCTACGAGACGGATACGCGCGTGCGTTCCGCGCGAGGAGCGCCTTTTCCCCCGCGGCTCGTCGTGACGGGCCGGTTCCGGGCGCTTCCGGGAGCCTGGGCGCTGGCTTCGACCGCCGGCGGTCCGGCCGTTCTCCAGGTCGGCGGCGATTCGCCGGGCGGGGCGCGCGCCGGCGGGAAGGCCGGTGTTTTCGATCCGGGGGCCGGCGTCCTGACCGTGGTGCGCTGCGGCCCGCGCGCCGGGGCTTCCGGGGAGGCGGTCGTCCGCCTGGCCGCCGGAGGCGGTCTCGAGGAGCCCTACGTCGAAATCGCCGGAGAAAGCGCCCCCGAGCGCCGGGGCCTCCGGCTGGTCCGGCAGGTCCTTCACTTCGTCGGGCCGGAGGGGGAGCTCGGGGCGATCTTGAGAGAGGCGCTCGACGTCGATCCCGAGGCGCTTCCGCCCGGCCGCGCGGAGTGA
- a CDS encoding M24 family metallopeptidase translates to MNEKEARLADFCRRHGYEGAWFRRRANIAWIADGADVHVDSASSTGVASVLWTPRRKVVYCDTIEDRRLREEEFGDGWTFEVSPWWEPRRAPRGRFATDVPDDPFADLRAPLTRGELRTIRELGRATGEILARELPRLRPGLSEHEVAARLLGAFRTLGIHLPVLLVAADDRIRRYRHPIPTARKLVRTVMVAVCPRLRGLTVAATRLVHFGRRLPADLRRRHEAVCAVDATFHAATRPGARWCDALAAGIRAYRDAGFPDEWTRHHQGGPVGYEGRDFRATPTETRRILERQAVGWNPSIAGTKSEDTILSSGELLTATPGWPVCGTRPDILRLGS, encoded by the coding sequence GTGAACGAGAAGGAAGCCCGCCTGGCGGACTTCTGCCGCCGCCACGGCTACGAGGGCGCGTGGTTCCGCCGCCGCGCCAACATCGCCTGGATCGCCGACGGCGCCGACGTCCACGTGGATTCCGCCAGCTCCACCGGCGTGGCCTCCGTCCTCTGGACGCCCCGCCGGAAAGTCGTCTATTGCGACACCATCGAAGATCGCCGGCTGCGGGAGGAGGAGTTCGGCGACGGATGGACGTTCGAGGTTTCCCCCTGGTGGGAGCCGCGCCGGGCGCCCCGGGGGCGGTTCGCGACCGACGTTCCGGACGATCCCTTCGCGGACCTTCGGGCCCCCCTGACGCGCGGCGAGCTGCGCACGATCCGCGAGCTCGGGCGCGCGACGGGCGAGATCCTCGCCCGCGAGCTTCCCCGCCTGCGGCCGGGACTCTCCGAGCACGAAGTCGCCGCGCGCCTCCTGGGCGCCTTCCGGACGCTGGGGATCCACCTGCCGGTGCTTCTCGTGGCCGCCGACGACCGGATCCGGCGCTACCGGCATCCGATCCCGACGGCGCGGAAGCTCGTCCGGACCGTGATGGTCGCGGTCTGTCCCCGGCTGCGGGGCCTGACCGTCGCGGCGACGCGCCTGGTGCACTTCGGGCGGCGCCTGCCGGCGGATCTCCGCCGCCGGCACGAGGCGGTATGCGCGGTGGACGCGACCTTCCACGCGGCGACCCGGCCGGGCGCGCGCTGGTGCGACGCTTTGGCGGCCGGAATCCGCGCCTACCGGGACGCGGGGTTTCCCGACGAATGGACGCGCCACCACCAGGGAGGCCCCGTGGGCTACGAAGGGCGGGACTTCCGGGCCACCCCCACGGAAACGCGACGGATTCTCGAGCGCCAGGCGGTCGGCTGGAACCCTTCGATCGCCGGCACGAAATCCGAGGACACGATTCTCTCCTCGGGCGAGCTGCTCACGGCCACGCCGGGCTGGCCGGTCTGCGGCACGCGACCGGACATCCTGCGCCTCGGATCATAA
- the xylB gene encoding xylulokinase: protein MKAIGIDIGTSGTKGVLVRFPQGKVLKTARRSYRLYAEGNRAEHRPEDWVRATLAVLRELGPADAIGLDGMMHSEVCLDGPGLEPTGRAILWCDGRSEAECAEILERCGADLLRSTVGNKPFAGFTLPHLLWRRRNGQSLGRAVVLCKDYVRLRLTGELRQEISDASGMVAWHLSEGRWASEVLERVGVDPRLFPPPCGSTEIVGRWKGIPVVGGASDNGAAAVGLGVVRPGQASASMGTSNVLIAVHDRPVVDPEMRVHTFAHPAPGRFMQLGCMLTGTRAFDWILKVVGAKVDRAPIAKDSRGLLFAPYLVGERTPYADTAVRGIFAGLSPDHDRSHFVRAVLEGTAFALRDAQEIMKATSVRVTGGGMKSPVWRQIIADVLGIPVITVNTSEEGAAYGSAILAAVGVGAFRSVEEATDRVVRETSVTRPRRSYDREYERYRRLYPAARSLV, encoded by the coding sequence ATGAAGGCGATCGGGATCGACATCGGGACCTCCGGGACCAAGGGGGTCCTGGTGCGCTTTCCCCAGGGCAAGGTCCTCAAGACCGCCCGCCGGAGCTACCGCCTCTACGCGGAAGGAAACCGCGCGGAGCACCGCCCCGAAGACTGGGTCCGCGCCACGCTCGCCGTCCTCCGGGAGCTCGGACCGGCCGACGCGATCGGCTTGGACGGCATGATGCACTCGGAGGTCTGCCTGGACGGCCCCGGGCTTGAGCCCACGGGCCGGGCGATCCTCTGGTGCGACGGCCGCTCGGAAGCCGAATGCGCCGAGATCCTCGAGCGCTGCGGAGCGGACCTTCTGCGCTCGACGGTCGGCAACAAGCCCTTCGCGGGCTTCACGCTCCCCCATCTCCTCTGGCGCCGCCGGAACGGCCAGTCGCTCGGACGGGCCGTCGTCCTCTGCAAGGACTACGTGCGCCTGCGTCTGACGGGAGAACTGCGGCAGGAGATCTCGGACGCCTCGGGGATGGTGGCCTGGCATCTCTCCGAGGGCCGGTGGGCCTCGGAGGTGCTCGAGCGCGTGGGCGTGGATCCGCGGCTCTTCCCGCCCCCGTGCGGTTCCACGGAAATCGTGGGCCGATGGAAGGGCATCCCGGTCGTCGGAGGCGCCTCGGACAACGGCGCGGCGGCCGTGGGACTCGGCGTCGTCCGGCCCGGCCAGGCGTCGGCCAGCATGGGGACGTCGAACGTCCTGATCGCCGTCCATGACCGCCCCGTGGTGGATCCCGAGATGCGGGTCCACACGTTCGCCCATCCCGCCCCCGGCCGCTTCATGCAGCTCGGGTGCATGCTCACCGGAACGCGCGCGTTCGACTGGATCCTCAAGGTGGTCGGCGCGAAGGTCGATCGGGCTCCCATCGCCAAGGACTCCCGCGGGCTTCTCTTCGCCCCGTATCTCGTGGGAGAGCGCACCCCGTACGCCGACACCGCCGTGCGCGGAATCTTCGCGGGTCTGTCGCCGGACCACGACCGTTCCCATTTCGTGCGCGCGGTGCTCGAGGGAACGGCGTTCGCGCTCCGCGACGCGCAGGAGATCATGAAGGCGACCTCCGTGCGCGTCACCGGCGGCGGAATGAAAAGCCCCGTCTGGCGGCAGATCATCGCCGACGTGCTCGGAATCCCCGTCATCACCGTCAACACCAGCGAGGAAGGCGCCGCCTACGGGTCGGCGATCCTCGCGGCCGTGGGCGTGGGCGCGTTCCGCAGCGTCGAAGAAGCCACGGACCGGGTGGTCCGGGAAACCTCCGTGACGCGCCCCAGGCGTTCGTACGACCGGGAGTACGAGCGCTACCGGAGGCTCTACCCGGCGGCGCGGTCGCTCGTGTGA
- the xylA gene encoding xylose isomerase, whose amino-acid sequence MADPFTPTKADKFSFGLWTVGNRGADPFGPVVRPRFEPPYIVERLAKLGAWGVCLHDNDLWGIDDDEPTRERKIKEFEKALKDNGMVVSMGTTNLFSHPVFRDGAFTSPDPAVRRYALQKVCAGIDICVGRFKAPVYVMWGGREGVETDSGKNAVEAIKRYREALNYITHYAKDRKYDVRFAIEAKPNEPRGDIYLSTTGSVLAFIETLDHPEMVGVNPEVGHEMMAGLNFYHVVAQAIEAGKLFHIDLNNQKIGRFDQDLRFGSEDIKGAFFLVKLLEESGYEGARHFDAHAYRTEDPEGVWDFAAGCMRTYKILAHKAKLFAKDKEIQALYRKDLHEPSPKYSRDGHAKLAKEKFDIEKMAQKGYRYEKLDQLVMELLLGVRG is encoded by the coding sequence ATGGCCGATCCGTTCACTCCCACCAAGGCGGACAAGTTCTCGTTCGGTCTCTGGACGGTCGGAAACCGCGGCGCCGATCCGTTCGGCCCGGTGGTGCGGCCCCGCTTCGAGCCCCCCTACATCGTCGAGCGTCTGGCCAAGCTCGGCGCCTGGGGGGTGTGCCTGCACGACAACGACCTCTGGGGAATCGACGACGACGAGCCCACCCGCGAGCGCAAGATCAAGGAGTTCGAGAAGGCCCTCAAGGACAACGGCATGGTCGTCTCCATGGGAACGACCAATCTCTTCTCCCATCCCGTCTTCCGCGACGGCGCCTTCACCTCGCCCGATCCGGCCGTGCGCCGCTACGCGTTGCAGAAGGTCTGCGCGGGAATCGACATCTGCGTGGGCCGCTTCAAGGCCCCCGTCTACGTCATGTGGGGCGGCCGCGAAGGCGTGGAAACGGACTCGGGCAAGAACGCCGTCGAGGCCATCAAGCGGTACCGGGAGGCCCTCAACTACATCACCCACTACGCCAAGGACCGCAAGTACGACGTCCGCTTCGCCATCGAGGCCAAGCCCAACGAGCCCCGCGGCGACATCTACCTGTCGACCACCGGATCGGTCCTCGCGTTCATCGAGACGCTCGATCACCCCGAGATGGTCGGCGTCAACCCCGAGGTCGGCCACGAGATGATGGCGGGGCTCAACTTCTACCACGTCGTCGCCCAGGCCATCGAGGCGGGCAAGCTCTTCCACATCGACCTCAACAACCAGAAGATCGGGCGGTTCGACCAGGACCTGCGCTTCGGCAGCGAGGACATCAAGGGGGCGTTCTTCCTCGTCAAGCTCCTCGAGGAATCCGGCTACGAGGGCGCCCGCCACTTCGACGCCCACGCCTACCGCACCGAGGACCCCGAGGGCGTCTGGGACTTCGCCGCCGGCTGCATGCGCACCTACAAGATCCTGGCCCACAAGGCCAAGCTCTTCGCCAAGGACAAGGAGATCCAGGCCCTCTACCGCAAGGACCTCCACGAGCCTTCCCCCAAGTACTCCAGGGACGGCCACGCCAAGCTCGCCAAAGAGAAGTTCGACATCGAAAAGATGGCCCAGAAGGGGTACCGCTACGAGAAGCTCGACCAGCTCGTCATGGAGCTTCTCCTGGGGGTGCGCGGCTAA
- a CDS encoding sigma 54-interacting transcriptional regulator: MGLHGIVGESPALRRALRVLEKAAPTDAPVLLLGESGTGKELFARALHALSARRPGPFVAINCAALPETLLDSELFGHVRGAFTGAVADAIGKFEAAHGGTIFLDEVGDMSPALQAKLLRTLQEGEIQPVGSPRARRVDVRVVCATNRDLEELVRAGRFRRDLFFRLNVVALRLPPLRERREDLETLARHFLERDARDLRRPLAGFAPEALERLRAYDWPGNVRELRNAVRYAALLAPGPLVREADLPDFLRGVAAGAFPLEPPRTARELARAKKLAREAVERAFLVEAFRRAGGSVSRAAAQTGVHRTRLAQLARRYGISPRDFRPRA; the protein is encoded by the coding sequence ATGGGACTCCACGGAATCGTCGGCGAGAGCCCCGCGCTCCGGCGGGCGCTCCGGGTGCTCGAGAAGGCCGCCCCCACGGACGCTCCGGTCCTTCTGCTCGGGGAAAGCGGAACGGGCAAGGAGCTCTTCGCGCGGGCGCTTCACGCGCTTTCGGCCCGCCGCCCGGGCCCCTTCGTCGCCATCAACTGCGCGGCGCTGCCCGAGACGCTCCTGGACAGCGAGCTGTTCGGCCACGTCCGCGGGGCGTTCACCGGAGCGGTCGCCGACGCGATCGGCAAGTTCGAAGCCGCCCACGGGGGCACGATTTTCCTCGACGAAGTCGGCGACATGAGCCCGGCCCTGCAGGCCAAGCTCCTGCGCACGCTCCAGGAGGGGGAAATCCAGCCCGTGGGTTCCCCCCGCGCCCGCCGGGTGGACGTGCGCGTCGTCTGCGCCACGAACCGCGACCTCGAGGAGCTCGTCCGGGCGGGCCGTTTCCGGCGGGATCTCTTCTTCCGGCTCAACGTCGTGGCCCTGCGGCTGCCGCCGCTGCGCGAGCGGCGCGAGGATCTTGAGACCCTGGCGCGGCATTTCCTCGAGCGCGACGCCCGGGACCTGCGCCGGCCGCTGGCGGGCTTCGCCCCGGAGGCCCTCGAGCGCCTGCGGGCCTACGACTGGCCGGGCAACGTGCGGGAGCTCCGCAACGCCGTGCGCTACGCGGCGCTTCTGGCGCCGGGCCCCCTGGTGCGGGAGGCGGACCTTCCGGACTTCCTGCGGGGCGTCGCCGCGGGGGCTTTTCCCTTGGAGCCGCCCCGGACGGCCCGGGAGCTCGCGCGCGCCAAGAAACTCGCCCGCGAGGCGGTCGAACGGGCGTTCCTGGTGGAAGCCTTCCGCCGCGCCGGAGGCAGCGTCAGCCGCGCCGCCGCCCAGACGGGCGTCCATCGGACGCGCCTGGCGCAGCTGGCCCGCCGCTACGGGATCTCCCCGCGCGATTTCCGCCCCCGCGCCTGA